In Sinorhizobium sojae CCBAU 05684, a single window of DNA contains:
- a CDS encoding glycosyltransferase family 4 protein, producing MSNRAASPRPATAGVNARTKVPRRILMSIDAVGGIWRYAMDLAQGIRESGIETVFVGYGPAPSASQRREANRIGVLEWLSVSPDWMADDEAGLDSIADRLTELSLKHAVELLHLNLPSQAVGLQLQIPIVVVSHSCVTTWFEAVRGSGLPEHWLWQKTRNRRGFDRADLVLAPSRSHAAALTRCYGQIDDLMVVHNASRSPCPRPVKECFVFAAGRWWDEGKNGVALDRAAARFRWPVAMAGACEGPCGERLAIEHAEHLGELSHDRTMALMSRAAIVVSPSLYEPFGLAALEAARSGAALVLSDIDTYRELWDGAALFADPRDPAAFAGSLERLARDTDLRAELGQSARLRSSEFTVEAQRDAMLDVYGRAMRASGRLTAAE from the coding sequence ATGAGCAATCGTGCCGCATCTCCACGTCCGGCGACGGCTGGGGTCAACGCCCGCACGAAAGTGCCGCGGCGGATCCTGATGAGCATCGATGCCGTGGGCGGCATCTGGCGATATGCGATGGACCTTGCACAAGGTATTCGGGAGAGTGGGATCGAAACCGTCTTCGTCGGCTACGGCCCTGCTCCCTCAGCAAGCCAGCGGCGCGAAGCGAACCGCATCGGCGTCCTCGAATGGTTGTCCGTGTCGCCGGACTGGATGGCGGACGATGAAGCCGGCCTCGATTCCATTGCGGATCGGTTGACTGAATTGTCTCTCAAGCACGCTGTGGAACTCCTGCATCTGAACCTTCCGTCGCAGGCAGTGGGCCTGCAGCTACAAATACCCATCGTGGTGGTTTCGCACTCGTGTGTCACAACGTGGTTTGAAGCGGTGCGCGGCTCCGGGCTGCCGGAGCACTGGCTCTGGCAGAAGACCCGAAACCGGCGAGGCTTCGACCGCGCCGACCTGGTGCTGGCGCCAAGCCGGAGCCACGCGGCGGCGCTGACCCGCTGTTACGGGCAGATCGACGATCTCATGGTCGTGCATAATGCGAGCAGGTCTCCGTGCCCGCGGCCCGTCAAGGAGTGCTTCGTCTTCGCCGCCGGCAGATGGTGGGATGAAGGCAAGAACGGCGTGGCGCTCGACCGGGCGGCCGCCCGGTTCCGCTGGCCTGTCGCTATGGCAGGCGCGTGCGAAGGCCCGTGCGGCGAACGGCTGGCGATAGAGCATGCCGAACATCTTGGCGAACTCAGCCATGACAGGACCATGGCGCTCATGTCGAGGGCCGCGATCGTCGTCTCGCCGTCTCTCTACGAACCGTTTGGCCTGGCGGCGCTCGAGGCGGCGAGAAGCGGTGCAGCCCTCGTCCTGTCCGATATCGACACGTATCGCGAGCTCTGGGATGGCGCTGCACTCTTCGCCGATCCCCGCGATCCTGCAGCCTTTGCGGGTTCACTCGAGCGGCTGGCGAGGGATACCGATCTCCGGGCCGAATTGGGTCAAAGTGCGCGCTTGCGGTCGAGCGAATTCACGGTCGAGGCTCAGCGCGATGCGATGCTCGATGTTTATGGTCGGGCAATGCGCGCGTCTGGCCGACTGACTGCAGCGGAGTGA
- a CDS encoding CgeB family protein: MRFLFYTQSLISDWNHGNAHFLRGVMRELLRRGHQATALEPSDSWSRQNLIDDQGVGPIMAFLKNFPELRTAIYDNDFDHEAAVSTADVVVVHEWTDPKIVARLGRMRRDGGRFTLVFHDTHHRAVTAKSDIARLDLSNYDLVLAFGEALRERYLRTGWGKDVYTWHEAADTALFRPLPDVDKHSDLVWIGNWGDEERSAEIVSLFVEPARQLQLKATVRGVRYPDAALSGLRDAGVLYGGWLANAAVPRAFAEHRVTVHIPRRPYVEALPGIPTIRVFEALACGIPLVSAHWDDTEGLFRAGEDFVFARDSKEMKRLLRQVLFDPDFAREMAASGLETIRARHTCAHRVDELLWIVTPYRTGKAAGHIAREEAAP, from the coding sequence ATGCGATTTCTGTTCTACACCCAGTCCCTGATCTCCGACTGGAACCATGGCAACGCGCATTTCCTGCGCGGCGTCATGCGGGAACTTCTCCGGCGCGGCCACCAGGCAACGGCTCTCGAGCCGAGCGATTCCTGGAGCAGGCAGAACCTGATCGACGATCAGGGGGTTGGCCCGATCATGGCCTTCCTCAAGAACTTTCCCGAGTTGAGAACAGCAATTTACGACAATGACTTCGATCATGAGGCGGCGGTGAGTACCGCCGACGTCGTGGTGGTCCACGAATGGACTGATCCGAAGATCGTTGCGCGACTCGGCCGGATGCGTCGCGACGGCGGCCGGTTTACGCTGGTTTTCCATGATACGCATCATCGTGCCGTCACGGCAAAATCCGATATTGCCCGGCTCGACCTGTCGAACTACGACCTGGTGCTCGCATTCGGCGAGGCACTGAGGGAGAGGTATCTCCGCACAGGCTGGGGGAAGGACGTCTACACGTGGCATGAGGCCGCAGATACAGCCCTGTTCCGACCGCTACCCGATGTCGACAAACACAGCGATCTCGTCTGGATCGGCAATTGGGGCGACGAGGAGCGGAGCGCCGAGATCGTCTCGCTCTTCGTCGAACCCGCGCGTCAGTTGCAGCTCAAAGCGACGGTCCGTGGTGTGAGATACCCCGACGCGGCTCTCAGTGGACTGCGCGATGCGGGCGTTCTCTATGGCGGCTGGCTTGCCAATGCGGCAGTCCCCCGCGCTTTCGCCGAGCACCGCGTGACAGTGCACATTCCGCGCCGACCCTATGTCGAAGCCCTGCCCGGCATTCCCACCATTCGTGTATTCGAAGCGCTCGCCTGCGGCATTCCGCTGGTGTCGGCGCATTGGGACGACACGGAGGGCCTGTTCCGTGCCGGCGAGGATTTCGTCTTTGCCCGAGACAGCAAGGAGATGAAGCGACTGTTGCGCCAGGTGCTCTTCGATCCCGATTTCGCCCGCGAAATGGCGGCCTCGGGCCTGGAGACCATCCGCGCGCGCCACACCTGCGCTCATCGCGTCGACGAACTCCTCTGGATCGTGACGCCCTATAGGACAGGCAAGGCGGCTGGACACATAGCACGGGAGGAAGCGGCGCCATGA
- a CDS encoding CgeB family protein, whose protein sequence is MRVAFYGSSLVSAYWNGAATYYRGLLRALASRGYEITFYEPDVYDRQKHRDIDPPAWCKVVVYEGSVPALKRAAAQAAGADIVVKASGVGFEDDLLLKEVMAAARPTALKIFWDVDAPATLAILRALPDHPLRRALSSLDLVLTYGGGDPVVRSYRAIGARECIPVYNALDPQTHHPVAPDPRFAADLAFLGNRLPDREARVQDFFLEPASKLPDRRLLLGGAGWHDKPLPGSVTYIGHVPTADHNAFNTTPKAVLNISRASMAENGFSPATRVFEAAGAGACLITDAWEGIELFLKPGEEVLVARDGRDVADLMCSLSAVDAKQIGQRALSRVLGEHTYSHRAADVDRIFRRRVQNPEAAE, encoded by the coding sequence ATGAGAGTTGCGTTCTACGGTTCCAGCCTCGTTTCAGCCTATTGGAACGGTGCGGCCACCTACTATCGGGGGCTGTTGCGGGCGCTTGCCTCGCGGGGTTACGAGATCACGTTCTATGAGCCGGACGTCTACGACCGGCAGAAACATCGGGATATCGATCCGCCGGCATGGTGCAAAGTCGTCGTCTATGAGGGCTCGGTTCCAGCCTTGAAGCGGGCTGCGGCTCAAGCGGCCGGTGCCGACATCGTCGTCAAGGCAAGCGGGGTCGGCTTCGAGGATGATCTGCTGCTCAAAGAGGTGATGGCAGCGGCAAGGCCTACGGCGCTGAAGATCTTCTGGGATGTCGACGCACCCGCGACCCTGGCGATCCTCAGGGCCCTTCCGGACCATCCGCTCCGGCGCGCCCTCTCGTCGCTGGACCTCGTATTGACTTATGGGGGAGGCGACCCGGTAGTCCGGTCCTACCGTGCCATTGGCGCACGGGAATGCATTCCCGTCTACAATGCGCTTGACCCGCAGACGCATCATCCAGTGGCGCCGGATCCGCGCTTCGCCGCCGACCTCGCTTTCCTTGGCAACCGGCTGCCGGATCGGGAAGCGCGCGTTCAAGACTTCTTCCTCGAGCCCGCGTCGAAGCTTCCGGATCGCCGCCTCCTGCTTGGCGGAGCGGGCTGGCACGACAAGCCGCTACCGGGGAGCGTGACCTATATCGGCCATGTTCCGACCGCCGATCACAATGCCTTCAATACGACACCCAAAGCGGTCCTCAACATCTCGCGCGCCAGCATGGCGGAGAACGGGTTCTCGCCGGCGACCCGTGTTTTCGAGGCGGCTGGCGCCGGGGCGTGCCTGATCACGGATGCGTGGGAGGGCATCGAACTCTTCCTGAAACCCGGAGAAGAAGTGCTGGTCGCGAGGGATGGCCGGGACGTTGCCGACCTGATGTGCAGTCTGAGTGCGGTCGATGCGAAGCAAATCGGTCAACGGGCGCTCAGCCGCGTCCTTGGCGAGCACACCTATTCGCATCGCGCCGCGGACGTGGACCGGATTTTCCGCCGCCGCGTCCAGAACCCGGAGGCCGCGGAATGA
- a CDS encoding CgeB family protein, with the protein MTRCLDIVVLGLSLSSSWGNGHATTFRALLRGVRAAGHRVTFLERDVPWYASRRDMADPDFCDLIFYASVDELLARYAKRLATADAVVVGSYVPEGVKVIDAVSHLMPKRLCFYDIDTPVTLSKLRRGDEEYLARRQIPAFDLYFSFSGGKTIDRLRQEFGASRPLPLYCAVDLDTYRNSGAQRTWDLGYLGTYSPDRQPALERLLMEPARQLPEKRFVVAGPSYPSDIRWPENVERIEHLPPSEHAEFYSRQRFTLNITRDDMIAAGWSPSVRLFEAAACSTPLISDWWQGIESFFPPDEALVIARRSSDVVRALKELDDRQREAIADAAYKRVAGAHSAEVRARTFIDAIENVSPTADLAATDSMRRLPA; encoded by the coding sequence ATGACACGCTGCCTCGACATAGTCGTTCTCGGCCTCTCGCTGTCTTCTTCCTGGGGCAATGGCCACGCAACGACATTCCGGGCACTGCTTCGCGGTGTCCGCGCCGCGGGGCACCGAGTGACCTTCCTGGAGCGCGATGTCCCATGGTACGCCTCGCGCCGCGACATGGCCGACCCGGATTTCTGCGACCTCATCTTCTACGCGAGTGTCGATGAACTCCTTGCGCGTTACGCGAAAAGGCTCGCCACGGCGGATGCCGTCGTCGTCGGCTCCTACGTGCCGGAGGGCGTCAAGGTGATCGACGCCGTCTCCCATCTCATGCCGAAGCGGCTTTGCTTCTACGACATCGACACGCCGGTGACGCTTTCGAAGCTGAGGCGCGGCGACGAGGAATATCTGGCACGCCGCCAGATTCCAGCCTTCGACCTCTATTTCTCCTTCTCGGGCGGCAAAACGATCGACCGGCTCCGCCAAGAGTTCGGGGCAAGCCGCCCCCTTCCGCTCTATTGCGCCGTCGATCTCGACACATACCGCAACAGCGGAGCGCAAAGGACATGGGACCTCGGCTATCTTGGGACCTATAGTCCGGATCGGCAGCCCGCTCTCGAACGGTTGCTAATGGAGCCGGCCCGGCAACTGCCGGAGAAGCGCTTCGTCGTGGCAGGCCCAAGTTATCCCTCGGATATCCGATGGCCGGAGAATGTGGAGCGCATAGAGCATCTGCCTCCCTCCGAGCACGCCGAATTCTACAGCCGTCAGCGCTTCACGTTGAATATCACGCGCGACGACATGATCGCGGCGGGTTGGTCGCCGAGCGTAAGGCTTTTCGAGGCGGCGGCTTGCAGCACGCCTCTGATCAGCGACTGGTGGCAGGGCATCGAGAGTTTTTTCCCGCCCGACGAAGCCCTCGTTATCGCGCGCAGGAGCAGCGATGTCGTCAGAGCACTTAAAGAGCTCGACGATCGGCAACGTGAGGCGATTGCGGACGCCGCTTACAAGCGGGTGGCCGGCGCGCACAGCGCTGAGGTGCGCGCGCGAACCTTCATCGATGCAATCGAAAACGTCTCGCCCACGGCCGACTTGGCGGCGACCGATTCCATGCGGCGGCTTCCGGCCTAA
- a CDS encoding UDP-glucuronic acid decarboxylase family protein → MAKRPKMNEGKVIVVAGGAGFVGSHLCSALLDRGNRVICLDSYLTGSPVNLSALQCNPYFTMIEQDVCDEIQIDGPIDQIYNLACPASPRDYQADPIHTMLTSVTGTSNLLRAAERHGAIFLQASTSEIYGDPEEHPQQEDYWGHVNCTGPRACYDEGKRAAEALCFDSLRAGTVDARVARIFNTYGPHMRPNDGRIVSNFVVQALSNEPLTVYGSGEQTRSFCYVTDLVEGLIRLMNCGANPRGPVNLGNPGEFTVIELAELVLSKIRTTSSIVYAPLPQDDPSRRRPDISRAKALLDWEPKVSLAEGLSPTIRWFQTTLAKRRPARRRGQQPQPSVSSQPV, encoded by the coding sequence ATGGCAAAGCGACCCAAAATGAACGAAGGAAAGGTCATCGTGGTTGCCGGGGGAGCCGGTTTCGTCGGCTCACACCTTTGCTCGGCACTGCTTGACAGAGGCAATCGGGTTATCTGCCTCGACAGCTATCTCACGGGCTCTCCCGTCAACCTCAGTGCGTTGCAGTGCAATCCCTACTTCACGATGATCGAGCAGGATGTCTGCGACGAAATTCAGATCGATGGCCCCATCGATCAGATCTACAACCTCGCATGCCCGGCCTCCCCGAGAGACTATCAGGCCGACCCGATCCACACGATGCTGACCAGCGTGACGGGAACGAGCAACCTGCTGAGGGCGGCGGAGCGCCATGGCGCGATCTTCCTTCAGGCCTCCACAAGCGAGATCTACGGTGATCCGGAGGAGCATCCGCAGCAGGAGGATTACTGGGGCCACGTCAACTGCACCGGGCCAAGGGCGTGCTATGACGAAGGCAAGCGTGCAGCCGAGGCCTTGTGCTTCGACAGCCTGAGGGCCGGGACCGTGGATGCGAGAGTCGCACGCATCTTCAACACCTACGGGCCGCATATGCGCCCGAACGATGGCCGTATTGTCTCGAATTTTGTGGTGCAGGCCCTCAGCAACGAACCGCTGACGGTTTATGGCAGCGGCGAACAAACACGCTCCTTCTGCTACGTCACGGATCTCGTCGAGGGGCTCATCAGGCTCATGAATTGCGGGGCTAACCCGCGCGGACCGGTCAATCTCGGCAATCCCGGCGAATTCACCGTGATCGAACTCGCCGAACTTGTCCTGTCGAAAATCAGAACGACTTCGAGCATTGTCTATGCACCCTTGCCTCAGGATGACCCCTCTCGCCGCCGCCCCGACATTTCCCGTGCGAAGGCGCTGCTTGACTGGGAGCCGAAGGTTTCGCTCGCCGAAGGGCTTTCACCAACGATCCGCTGGTTCCAGACGACGCTTGCAAAGCGCCGGCCTGCTCGACGCCGCGGCCAGCAGCCGCAACCATCTGTCTCATCGCAGCCGGTCTAA
- a CDS encoding TIGR04290 family methyltransferase: MALQEEIAALGPWFHNMRIRGIETSPDHFLGDYPAVKWNTFKHVIPEDLAGRSVLDIGCNAGFYAQEMKRRNAGRVLGIDSDPHYLRQAEFAAEQAGAEIEFRLMSVYEVASLRERFDLVLFMGVLYHLRHPLLALDLLYEHVVGERMLFQCMQRGTKSVAQLDTNYDFKEWGIFDRPDYPKLFFVEHRFADDPTNWFIPNRACVEAMLRSSGFLIEANPEREVYLVRRGERPYMDEPTLRVIGGAVHP; the protein is encoded by the coding sequence ATGGCGCTACAAGAAGAGATCGCAGCGCTCGGACCGTGGTTCCACAACATGCGTATCCGAGGCATCGAGACGTCGCCGGATCACTTTCTCGGTGATTATCCGGCGGTGAAATGGAATACCTTCAAGCATGTAATCCCGGAAGACCTCGCCGGCAGGAGTGTCCTCGACATCGGCTGCAATGCCGGCTTCTATGCGCAAGAAATGAAGCGGCGCAATGCCGGGCGCGTGCTCGGCATCGATTCAGACCCCCATTATCTGCGGCAGGCGGAGTTCGCCGCCGAGCAGGCGGGTGCGGAGATCGAGTTCAGACTTATGTCTGTCTACGAGGTTGCCTCGCTGCGCGAACGGTTCGACCTCGTCTTGTTCATGGGCGTTCTCTATCATCTTCGCCATCCGTTGCTCGCGCTTGATCTTCTTTACGAGCACGTCGTCGGAGAAAGAATGCTCTTCCAGTGCATGCAGCGCGGGACGAAATCTGTGGCGCAGCTCGACACCAACTACGATTTCAAGGAATGGGGGATTTTCGACCGTCCGGACTATCCGAAACTGTTCTTCGTCGAACATCGCTTCGCGGACGATCCGACCAACTGGTTCATTCCGAACCGGGCCTGCGTCGAGGCTATGCTCAGGAGTTCCGGTTTCCTCATCGAGGCTAATCCCGAACGGGAAGTCTATTTGGTCCGGCGCGGCGAGCGGCCCTACATGGACGAGCCGACATTGCGGGTGATTGGAGGCGCGGTACACCCTTAG
- a CDS encoding protein-L-isoaspartate(D-aspartate) O-methyltransferase, with protein MVDFSRARDRMIASHLSRRGISDPDVLEAMRTVPREAFVDPGFEEFAYEDSALAIGHGQTISQPYIVALMIERAELQPGDIVLEIGTGSGYAAAVLSRIAAHVYTIERHAELAKVAQKRFSDLGYDNIDLRIGDGTAGWPEAGPFDAILVTAGGPGVPYDLKEQLDLGGHLIIPVGSAEEQRLMKITRVNATRFEEQDLGGVRFVPLVGEQGWTRDRTVLHAKARSAMSLPELIADAAEPLPDFDDPAFGCLFDRFADRRLVLLGEATHGTSEFYRARAAITRRLIEAHSFTIVAVEADWPDAAAVDRYVRQRQPAGLQTAFERFPAWMWRNREVVEFVEWLRGHNQRKAEADRTGFYGLDIYNMRGSIAAVLEYLDSTDPEAAAVARERYGCLTPWQNEPSTYGRATLSQGFRDCEKAVVSQCQDLLEQQLQAGRAAGDELLDAAQNARLIASAERYYRIMYYAGPESWNMRDTHMFETLEHVLRTRGPDAKAVVWAHNSHIGDGRHTDMGMARDELNIGQLCRQRFPDETALIGFGTHGGKVAAASNWGSEMEVKPIRPSLDASYERLFHESQVGRFLLDFSRDRVLRQRLLGPKLERFIGVIYRPETERLSHYAYASLPRQFDAFVWFDETTPVKPLGPDSIDEGVPETFPFGL; from the coding sequence ATGGTCGACTTTTCGCGCGCCAGGGACAGGATGATCGCGTCTCACCTCTCTCGCCGCGGGATCAGCGATCCCGATGTTCTCGAAGCGATGCGAACCGTCCCGCGGGAGGCTTTTGTAGACCCCGGCTTCGAGGAGTTCGCCTACGAGGATTCTGCACTCGCGATCGGTCACGGCCAGACTATTTCACAGCCCTACATCGTTGCGTTGATGATCGAGCGCGCCGAGCTTCAGCCGGGCGACATCGTTCTCGAAATTGGAACTGGCTCCGGCTATGCGGCGGCAGTACTCAGCCGGATCGCAGCGCACGTCTATACCATTGAGCGGCATGCCGAATTGGCGAAGGTGGCACAGAAGCGGTTTTCAGATCTTGGTTACGACAACATCGATTTGCGCATCGGCGACGGCACGGCGGGCTGGCCAGAGGCCGGGCCCTTCGACGCCATCCTCGTGACGGCCGGTGGACCGGGCGTGCCGTATGATCTGAAAGAGCAGCTTGATCTTGGCGGTCACCTGATCATTCCGGTCGGCTCGGCCGAAGAACAGCGCCTGATGAAGATCACGCGCGTCAATGCCACTCGGTTCGAGGAACAGGATCTCGGCGGCGTTCGCTTCGTACCGCTCGTCGGCGAGCAGGGGTGGACAAGGGACCGGACGGTTTTGCATGCCAAGGCGCGGTCCGCCATGTCCCTCCCGGAACTGATTGCCGACGCCGCCGAGCCCCTGCCCGATTTCGACGATCCGGCTTTCGGCTGCCTGTTTGACCGCTTCGCAGACCGCCGCCTGGTGCTTCTGGGCGAAGCCACGCACGGCACTTCCGAATTCTATCGGGCCCGCGCGGCCATTACCCGCCGGCTGATCGAGGCGCACAGCTTCACGATCGTTGCCGTCGAAGCCGACTGGCCCGATGCGGCAGCTGTCGACCGCTATGTGCGGCAGCGCCAACCCGCCGGGCTACAGACCGCATTCGAGCGCTTCCCGGCCTGGATGTGGCGAAATCGGGAAGTCGTCGAGTTCGTCGAGTGGCTGCGTGGCCACAATCAACGAAAGGCCGAGGCAGACCGCACCGGGTTCTATGGACTGGACATCTATAACATGCGCGGTTCGATCGCGGCGGTTCTCGAATATCTCGACAGCACTGACCCGGAGGCGGCAGCGGTTGCGCGCGAGCGCTACGGGTGCTTGACACCTTGGCAGAACGAGCCCTCGACCTACGGTCGCGCGACGCTGTCGCAGGGCTTCCGTGATTGCGAGAAGGCGGTCGTCAGCCAGTGTCAGGACCTGCTGGAGCAGCAATTGCAGGCCGGGCGTGCGGCCGGAGACGAGCTTCTCGACGCGGCGCAGAATGCGCGCCTGATCGCCTCGGCCGAGCGATATTATCGCATCATGTATTATGCCGGTCCCGAGTCTTGGAACATGCGCGACACCCACATGTTCGAGACACTCGAGCATGTCCTGCGGACCCGCGGACCGGACGCCAAGGCGGTCGTCTGGGCTCACAATTCGCACATAGGTGACGGGCGCCACACCGACATGGGCATGGCGCGCGATGAGTTGAATATCGGGCAGCTGTGTCGCCAGCGATTTCCCGACGAGACGGCGCTGATAGGCTTCGGCACCCATGGTGGCAAGGTTGCAGCCGCGAGCAACTGGGGAAGCGAGATGGAGGTGAAGCCCATCCGCCCATCGCTCGATGCGAGCTACGAGCGACTGTTCCACGAGTCACAAGTCGGACGCTTCCTTCTCGATTTTTCACGCGACCGGGTACTTCGCCAGCGCCTTCTGGGGCCGAAGCTCGAGCGTTTCATCGGGGTGATCTATCGGCCGGAAACGGAACGCCTAAGCCACTATGCCTACGCGTCGCTGCCCCGGCAGTTCGATGCCTTCGTCTGGTTTGACGAGACGACGCCTGTGAAGCCGCTCGGCCCGGACAGCATCGACGAGGGCGTACCAGAGACGTTCCCGTTCGGCTTGTAA
- a CDS encoding BON domain-containing protein — protein MASRKEWRRNDPAGRSRRDWYGAPNDEERGRGRRFEETGARGAEWENSEYFPDAEPGRAGPYRRWGDDYERGDRERAFRDYYGPGFGYRGGYYPSGDYYPSYGYARRYPYRDYDRDRVYGERGFMERASDEVASWFGDEDAERRRRMDEYRGKGPKGYTRSDSRIQEDVSDRLSDDGALDASDIEVSVSNGEVQLSGFVDSKWAKRRAEDCAEDVSGVTNVQNNIRVRAESSSGWSSTASET, from the coding sequence ATGGCTAGCAGGAAGGAATGGAGGCGCAACGATCCCGCAGGGCGTAGCCGTAGGGACTGGTATGGCGCACCCAATGACGAAGAGAGAGGCAGAGGCCGCCGGTTCGAAGAGACTGGCGCGCGGGGGGCGGAGTGGGAGAACTCGGAGTATTTTCCGGATGCCGAGCCGGGTCGAGCCGGCCCCTACCGCAGATGGGGCGACGACTATGAGCGCGGAGACCGGGAGCGCGCCTTCCGCGACTATTACGGGCCCGGCTTCGGCTATCGCGGCGGCTATTACCCGAGCGGCGATTATTACCCCAGTTACGGCTACGCCCGACGCTACCCCTATCGCGACTATGATCGGGATCGGGTCTACGGAGAACGTGGGTTCATGGAACGCGCCAGCGACGAGGTCGCTTCCTGGTTCGGCGATGAGGATGCCGAGCGCAGGCGCAGGATGGACGAATATCGTGGTAAGGGACCCAAGGGTTATACCCGTTCCGACAGCCGCATCCAGGAAGATGTCAGCGATCGGCTGAGCGATGATGGGGCGCTCGACGCATCGGATATCGAGGTGTCGGTGTCCAATGGCGAGGTGCAACTCAGTGGCTTCGTCGATTCGAAATGGGCAAAGCGCAGAGCAGAGGACTGCGCCGAGGACGTCTCCGGCGTAACCAATGTTCAGAACAATATCCGCGTTCGGGCAGAGAGCTCATCCGGATGGAGTAGCACTGCAAGCGAGACCTAA
- a CDS encoding DNA topoisomerase IB yields the protein MQLQLDVRPKKSRDRRPSPAGKPLVPNRQGLSAADLVFVSDCEPGITRRRCGKGFVYRMPDGSIVSDPATKARVASLGLPPAYENVWICLDDNGYLQATGYDARGRKQYRYHQAWQTLRSANKFAQLIPFGKALPRIRRTVRRHMDGQSESIRTVLAAMVALLDEAHLRTGNRTYVEENGTYGATTLLKRHVKLRSEYIELNFIAKGGKRVRRRLRRPKLQRLLEEIADLPGRQLFVWKDESHTVRAVDSGRLNRYLAEVAGFAVSAKTFRTWAGSVAAFAAARAAMEEENRRPTVKEMSEAAAAVLCNTPAICRKSYIHPDIIALAGNGSASSARPLQARSRAMPELRAEEARMLAFLSRASRSREQRDRRQ from the coding sequence ATGCAATTGCAACTCGATGTAAGGCCGAAGAAGAGCAGAGATCGGCGGCCCAGCCCAGCCGGGAAGCCGCTCGTTCCGAATCGGCAGGGGCTGTCCGCAGCAGATCTCGTTTTCGTCAGCGATTGCGAGCCGGGCATCACCAGGCGACGCTGCGGCAAGGGCTTTGTCTATAGAATGCCAGATGGTTCGATCGTGTCCGACCCTGCAACAAAGGCCAGGGTCGCATCCCTGGGCTTGCCGCCAGCCTACGAGAATGTCTGGATATGTCTTGATGACAACGGTTACCTGCAAGCGACCGGCTACGATGCACGCGGACGCAAGCAATATCGCTACCACCAAGCTTGGCAAACACTGAGAAGTGCCAACAAGTTCGCGCAACTGATCCCCTTCGGGAAGGCACTACCCCGAATAAGGCGGACGGTACGGCGTCACATGGACGGTCAGTCGGAAAGCATCAGGACCGTGCTGGCAGCCATGGTGGCACTGCTCGACGAAGCGCATTTGCGAACGGGCAACCGCACCTATGTCGAAGAAAACGGGACCTATGGCGCGACGACGCTACTAAAGCGGCACGTCAAGCTTCGGAGCGAGTACATCGAATTGAATTTCATCGCAAAGGGTGGCAAGCGCGTGAGGCGGCGGCTGCGCCGGCCCAAACTGCAGCGGCTGCTCGAGGAGATTGCAGATTTGCCTGGTCGCCAGCTGTTCGTGTGGAAGGACGAGAGTCACACAGTGCGGGCGGTAGACTCCGGTCGTCTCAACCGCTACCTGGCGGAGGTCGCCGGCTTCGCAGTGTCAGCGAAGACGTTCCGCACCTGGGCAGGCAGCGTGGCGGCCTTCGCGGCGGCACGGGCGGCGATGGAGGAGGAAAATCGGCGGCCGACGGTAAAAGAGATGAGCGAGGCTGCGGCTGCCGTCCTTTGCAATACGCCCGCGATCTGCCGCAAGAGCTACATCCATCCGGACATCATCGCCTTGGCCGGCAACGGTTCCGCTTCCTCGGCCAGGCCATTGCAGGCGCGCAGCCGGGCGATGCCGGAACTGCGTGCGGAGGAGGCACGCATGCTGGCCTTCCTCTCCCGCGCAAGTCGTTCCCGGGAACAGCGCGACCGGCGCCAATGA